The genomic region TGAACATCATGACCTACAAACACATTCGCAGCATCCTGCGCTTTATGATGATCCGCTATCTGGGGTATAGATGGGTTCACGGCAATCAATTTAATAAAAGGGCAAAACCATGAAAATCAATCAGGCCTTGCTGGATGAAGTGACCCGGATCAAGGTCAACATCCTGCAAAAACGTGACCGGAATCTGAAATCGATCATGGTCACCAGTGCCAACCGGAAAGAGGGCACCTCGACCGTGGCGGCCAATCTGGCGCTGTCCATCGGGCTCGGGGAAAAAGACAGGGTTCTGCTGGTGGACACCAATGTCCGCCAACCGATTCTTCATGCCTGGTTCGGCCTGGAACAGCAGCACGGTTTCATCGACCTGGCGATCGGCAGAAAACGTGTCCCCGAAGTCATCAAGGACACCACTTTCCCTAACATCAGAATCATCACCGCGGGTTTTTTCCCGCCCGGCGAGAACAAACTGGATATCCTGTCCGGCATTACTCCGGAGACCAAACAGGCCATCGAAGACGGCTTTGACTGGGTGGTATATGATTCCTCTCCGGTGAATATTTACCCGGACACCCTCATGCTCTCGCCGCTGGCGGACGGTGTCGTCCTGGTCATTCTGGCGGAAAGCACCAGGCGGGCGGCGGTAAAAAAAGTCAAGGACAGTCTTAAATCCATCAACGCAAATATTTTAGGCGGGGTGCTCAATGGACGGAGATATGTGGTCCCAAAATTCATCTACAAACGAATGTAATTTCAGCCAGTTGTCTCCCGTAAAGCAGGCCCAGGAAGAGTTCAAGTACTATTTCTACTATGTGCTCTTCAAAAGAAAATGGCTGATCATTATCACTTCAATCATCGGCATCATCGGCACGACCATCGGCCTTTATTACTGCACGCCGCTGTATAAGGCCAGCTCCAAAATCGTGGTGCGGTCGAACGTGAGCCAGGAACTGATTCTTTTCCGTGATCTGTATACCCAGCCGGCCAGCGTCACCAACACGATCCCGGCCAATAATTTCATCGAAATCGCCACCAGCCATAACGTCGCCCGCAATATTGTCAAACAGTTCCAGCTGGATGAAAAGCTGCGGCGCAAGAGAGAAGAGCCGGAGGATTTCCGGGAATACACCATGTATGTTCTCAGGGGGACCAAAGATTTCGGCGAGCAATGCGTAAAGGTTCCTTATAAATGGATCAAGTATCTTTTCACCGGGGAATACGAACCGGAGGCGGAAAAAGACTACGTGTCCATGGCCGTCAATAATTTCATCGAAGACATGACCGAAATCGATCTGGTGCCCGAATCCGACACCATCATCCTCACTATCTGGGATGAGTCGCCGCAGGAGGCCGAAGCCATTGTTAAAGCCCTGACCAACCAGATCATCGAGCAGAGCGTGTCCATGGAACAGAACGCCGCCGGATATGGATTCAACTTTACACGGGAAGAACTGGATAAGGTAAAAATCCAGCTGGCCCAGGCGGAAGACGAGGTCCAGGCGTTCAAGGAGAAATGGCATATCAGCGATATCGAAACCCAGAAAGGTATCAAGTTAAGCGAGCTGGATACGGTCGAAAAAAAGCTGATCACCATCACCGCCGAGCTGGCGTCACAGGAGTCCAAGCTTGAATCCGGAAAAAGAGAATTGAATGAACAGAAGCAGTCGCTGACCTCCATTCAGGCCTATCAGGATCTGCAAAAAAGCATCATTCTGCTCAAGGTCGATATCGACGCGCTTCGGGCTGAAAAAGCGCACTACCTGACCGTCGGAGCAACCGTCAAGGAAGAAATCAGAGACCTGGAGAGAAAGGGGCTGGAACTCAGGCGACTGGAGCGGGAAGCCCAGCTCAAGGAAGATCTGTTCAATCAACTGGGAAAAAAGCACGATGAACTGAAGGTGCAAAGCGTTTCCAATCTGGGCGGGCTTGACCTGCGGGTGATCGATACCCCGAAACTCGGTAAAAACATAGAGGCGGATTACCCCATGTGGGATTACGGACTGGGCGCGGGAATCCCCGGCAGTATTCTGCTGGCAATCCTTCTGGCCTTTTTCCTGGAACTGCTCAACGAATCGTTCTGGATCGGCGACCAGGTAGAGAATAAACTGGGAATCCGTCTGCTCGGCTCCATCCGGTTGTACGAACCAAAGGAAAAGGCGGCCCGGGGAAACTGGAGTGCCTTCCTGCAAAAACGCTTCTCCCGGGGTTAGCCGCATTTTCCGCGGATTGAGTCGGCCATGAATATTCTGCAGGTAACCAGGGGCGCCCTGATGGGCGGCGGCGAAAGGCATGTTTTAACCCTGCTGGAAGGACTTAAGGAAAAAGATGCCGGCGTTCGTCTGGCCGTATTCACGGAAGGTCGTCTGGCGGATGAAGCGCGGCGTCTCGGCATGGCGGTGCATGTTTTTCCCCGGCGCTTCCGCGGCGATATCCGGCCTCTCAAAGGGCTGATCGACCTGATCCGGGAGCAGCGGATTGACATCATCCACACCCATCTGGTCAGCGGCAATCTGTATGGCCGCCTGGCGGGAAAAATAACCGGGGTGAAAGGCATCGTCACCACCCTTCACCATACCCGCAAGGAGGCGCTGGGCAGTTTTCGACTGCCCTTCATGACGGATCTGTTTTTCCGGGGGGACATCTTGATGGGGAAACTATCCGACCGGATGATCACGCCTTCCGATGATTTGCAGCGTCTCCTGGTCCGCTTCGGGATCAAACCGTCCAGGATGGTCACCATCCCCAATGCCATCAACCTGGATAAAACCCGGCTGACCGCGCCGGATATCGACGCCTGTCGACGGGAACTGGGCATACCGACGGAGATGAAGGTGGTCGGAATGGTAGGCCGGCTGGTGGAAGTCAAAAACTTTAACCTGTATATTGAGGCGGCGGCAAAGGTGCTGGGGCAAAAGATCCCGGCCGTGTTCCTGATCATCGGCGAGGGCCCGCTGCGCGACACGCTGGAACAGCAGACGGTCGCGGCCGGTCTGAAAGACCGTTTCATCTTCACCGGTTTCCGGAATGACGTCTTCCGCCTGGTGGGCATGATGGACCTGTTTGTGCTCTGTTCCCGATCGGAAACCAATCCCATCGCCCTGATGGAAGCCATGGCCTCGGGCAAACCCGTCATCGCCACCGACGTGGGCGGCGTCCCGGAAATCGTCGAGCACGGAGTAAATGGATGGCTGTGCCCGTCCGATGACGTTGATTGTCTGGCGGAAGCCATGACCCGCCTGCTGTCATATCCCGCCCAGGCCCGGGACCTTGGCGCCCGGGCGCAGGCGACTATTTCGGAACGGTATTCCCTGCCATCGGTCACCGCCCGCCTGCTGGATGTATATAAGGACTTGATGAATTAACCCGGGCTAACGCCCGCGATAACGGGACCGACAGCCGTTGGCCTGCCGGATTTATATAACATTTGAAATAGCTGGATACCGTGGAAACAGCCGCCATTTCAGTGCCGGAAAAAGCACCGACGAAAGCAAGCAAAAACCTGGGCTCGTTAGCCAGAGGCACCGGTCTGTCTTTCACCGGTGAAGCAGGCCACATCATCCTGACCTATGCTTACGGCATTCTCATTGCCCGGTTTCTCGGCAGCGGCGACTACGGCAACTTCTTTCTGGGGATGACGATCTTCAATTTGATCTGCCTGTTTGTCTTAAGCGGCGTGGAAGACACCCTCATGCGCTTCATCGGTCTGCATGCCACCTCCGGTGAGGAGAGCCAGACCCGTACGGTTATCCGGATCAGTTTCCTGATCGCCATCGGCGCCGGCGTTGTCCTTGGATGCGCCTGTTATCTGCTCAAGGACATCCTGGCGGAACGCATCTTTCATAAACCTGAACTGGCCGTGGTCATGGGTTATATCAGCCTGGCCGTCCCGGTCTTTGCCCTGATGACCGTTTCCGTCACGGCCATACGCGGGTATAAAATTGTTTTCCCGTATGTGTTTGTGCGAAAAATTTTTCTGCCGGCCATGAGTCTGGCGCTGGCCGCGGCCGTCAT from Thermodesulfobacteriota bacterium harbors:
- a CDS encoding CpsD/CapB family tyrosine-protein kinase; this encodes MKINQALLDEVTRIKVNILQKRDRNLKSIMVTSANRKEGTSTVAANLALSIGLGEKDRVLLVDTNVRQPILHAWFGLEQQHGFIDLAIGRKRVPEVIKDTTFPNIRIITAGFFPPGENKLDILSGITPETKQAIEDGFDWVVYDSSPVNIYPDTLMLSPLADGVVLVILAESTRRAAVKKVKDSLKSINANILGGVLNGRRYVVPKFIYKRM
- a CDS encoding glycosyltransferase, with product MNILQVTRGALMGGGERHVLTLLEGLKEKDAGVRLAVFTEGRLADEARRLGMAVHVFPRRFRGDIRPLKGLIDLIREQRIDIIHTHLVSGNLYGRLAGKITGVKGIVTTLHHTRKEALGSFRLPFMTDLFFRGDILMGKLSDRMITPSDDLQRLLVRFGIKPSRMVTIPNAINLDKTRLTAPDIDACRRELGIPTEMKVVGMVGRLVEVKNFNLYIEAAAKVLGQKIPAVFLIIGEGPLRDTLEQQTVAAGLKDRFIFTGFRNDVFRLVGMMDLFVLCSRSETNPIALMEAMASGKPVIATDVGGVPEIVEHGVNGWLCPSDDVDCLAEAMTRLLSYPAQARDLGARAQATISERYSLPSVTARLLDVYKDLMN
- a CDS encoding Wzz/FepE/Etk N-terminal domain-containing protein, yielding MDGDMWSQNSSTNECNFSQLSPVKQAQEEFKYYFYYVLFKRKWLIIITSIIGIIGTTIGLYYCTPLYKASSKIVVRSNVSQELILFRDLYTQPASVTNTIPANNFIEIATSHNVARNIVKQFQLDEKLRRKREEPEDFREYTMYVLRGTKDFGEQCVKVPYKWIKYLFTGEYEPEAEKDYVSMAVNNFIEDMTEIDLVPESDTIILTIWDESPQEAEAIVKALTNQIIEQSVSMEQNAAGYGFNFTREELDKVKIQLAQAEDEVQAFKEKWHISDIETQKGIKLSELDTVEKKLITITAELASQESKLESGKRELNEQKQSLTSIQAYQDLQKSIILLKVDIDALRAEKAHYLTVGATVKEEIRDLERKGLELRRLEREAQLKEDLFNQLGKKHDELKVQSVSNLGGLDLRVIDTPKLGKNIEADYPMWDYGLGAGIPGSILLAILLAFFLELLNESFWIGDQVENKLGIRLLGSIRLYEPKEKAARGNWSAFLQKRFSRG